The stretch of DNA GGCAGACAGCAAATGGGCCCGGAAAACATCAAAGCTTTCCGGGCCCATCGCCCTGTCATCTTGGCATCATCCGACGGGACGGTGCATCACCTCACATCAGCAGACAGGTCGGCGTGGTGTGAGTGCTGTCACCCCGTTCCTGAAGAGTGTCGTCAGGAAAAGGCCTGTCGATACCTTACTTGGGCACGCCGGCCGCAGCGACCTGAATGCGCTGCTGGAGCGCCTTGTCAGTCTGCATGCTCTGCGTGATGGCGTTGAACTTCTGGATGTCCACGCCCGACTGCTGGACAGCGGCGGCCATCTTGGCCTGCTTGTCGGCATCCGGCACGGTCGTATCGGTCTGCACCTTGTTCACGGCCACCAGGGCCGTGGCGTACTTCTGCACGTCGTCATCGCTGAAAGCGCCGGCGGCGGCAGGGGCTGCGGGGGCGGCAGCGGCCGGAGGCGTAGACGCTTCGGGAGTCGCTGTCGCCGGGGCGGTCTGCGCGAAAGCGGCAGGCACGAAAGCCAGGGCCGCGATGGAGCTCAGGGTTGCCTTGAACAGTTTCACAATCATCTCCTCGTGGGTGGGGGTATCGCTAACCTGGGGTTGCAAACGTGGAGGGGGAACCCATGTTCCGACGAGTTGTGACGTTTATAAGGCAAGTGCACTCGATTGCCGCCTTCATGCCGACCATCGTCCGGGTTTGACGGGAAGGTAAAAAATCCTTGCCTATCCGAATCTTGCTGCGTCGGGGTTATGGCTCGTCTCACGACAGGCCCGTTCGGGCGCATGGGACGAACGGCACCGGGCTTGCGGTGCCATGCGATTCTCTGGCGGCTTCTGCCATCGAAAGACAGAGTGGCCGCGCCCTTGTCGCGCCGACCGCAATCGCGCAAGAATATTTGCTGACAAGCCCCGAACCGAAGGATAGGCAGACCCCAAAGCCTTTGCACCACAGGGATGTGCATCAAGGGGCAGGAGCATGGCGAGCGGTGACAGACAACACGCAACAACTTTCCAAGCGGCAGATCAACGCGCAGGAAACGCGTGAGAACATTCTTGAAATCGCCTATGCCGAATTTGCCGAAAAGGGACTGGCCGGCGCACGCATCGATGAGATCGCGGAGAAGACCGCAACGTCAAAGCGCATGATCTATTACCATTTTGGCGGTAAGGAAGGGCTCTATGAAGCCGTTCTGGAGCGGGCCTATGAACGCATCCGCGCGCAGGAACAGGCCGCGAATTTCGAGGCGCTGCCCCCCGATCAGGCGCTGAGCGCAATCATCGGCCACAATTTCGACTATCACTTCGATCACCCCGAATTTGTCCGGCTGGTGATGAATGAGAACGTGCTCAATGGTGAGCATATCGCCAATATGGCCGGCATCAAGGCTCGCAACCGCACCGTGATCGAGGCGCTGCGCAGCATTCTGGACAAGGGCGTGGCGCAGGGCCTGTTCCGCGCCGGGATCGACCCGATCGACCTGCATATGACGATCAGCGCCCTGAGCTTCTACAACGTGTCCAACCGCTTCACCTTCAAGCACAATTTCGAGATCGACCTGTCGCAGCCCGAGGTTCGGGCGCGGCGCCGCGCACAGATCATCGAATGTGTTCTGTCCTGGGTCGGGCATCGCCCCACCTGAACCTCTCCATTCAGGCGGGCCGGGCAACGATATGCGCATGACAAAAGCCTCTCCTCTGCTGATGTCCTTTGCCGTCCTCTGCGTCGGCGCGATCAAGGCCCAGACCGCGCCGCCGGTCGCCACCTCCGGCACCCTTGCGCCTGGTGCGGGGGTCGAGGCGGTGCAACACACCTGCACCGTCTGCCATCCCCCTGCCATGATCACCAGCAAGCGCCGGACCCGGCAACAGTGGAGCGATGTGGTCGATCAGATGATCAACAAGGGCGCGCAGGTCAGCGACGAGGACTATGATGTGATCGTCGCCTATCTGGCCCGGACCTACGCCCCCACCTCCTGAGCAGCCCGCTGCCCCTCCCCCCTCATGGCCGCAATGGCCCTTGCATTCGAACGGCTCGTTGTTTTATACACCAGTTAGTTCACAAAATCCGTCAGCCGGGGCACATGTACCCCGCAAGCGGCAAGAATGCTTAAGGGAGAGGCCGAATGATCGGCAAACATGCGGCCTTGCACGGGCCGAATCGTGGTTACCGCCGCAGCGCAAGCCAGGCCACAAAGCTGGCGGAGACTGTCGCATGAAACCCTCCCGCAAGCGCCTGACGATCCTGACGCTGATCTCGCTGGCCACGCTGATCAATTACCTCGACCGCTCGGTGATGGGCGTTGCCAAGCCCTCTCTGGTGGCCGAACTCCACATTTCGCCCGAGGTGATGGGGCTGATCTTCTCCGCTTTTTCCTGGACCTATGCCATCGCGCAGATCCCTGGCGGCTATGTGATCGACCGGCTCGGCACGCGGCTGACCTATGCACTGTCGCTGGGCGCATGGTCGATGATGACCGCGCTGCACGGGCTGACGACCGGCGTGGCAGGGCTGGTCTCGGCCCGCCTCGCGCTGGGTCTGGCTGAGGCGCCCTGCTTCCCGGCCAACAGCCGTGTGCTCTCCACCTGGTTCCCCCAGCAGGAGCGCGCCAAGGCCACCGGCGTCTATACGGTGGGCGAATATATCGGGCTGGGCCTGCTGATCCCGGTGCTGGGCTGGATGCTGAGCACCTATGGCTGGCGCTCGCTGTTCTTTGCTGTGGGCGCGCTGGGCATCGCTTTCGCCGTGATCTTCCACCGCATCTATCGCGAGCCCGCCGACAGCGGCGCCAATGCAGCCGAACTCGCACTGATCGAGGCGGGCGGCGGCTTCGCGGGCAAAACGCAGAGCCTCGATTTCAGTTGGGGCCGCGTGTGGCAGCTCATCACCAAGCGGCAGATCGCGGGGGCCTCGATCGGGCAGTTCTGCTCCAATTCGACCCTGGTGTTCTTCCTCACCTGGTTCCCGTCCTATCTGGCGGACGAGCGAGGCATGACCTTCATCAAATCGGGCTGGCTGGTGTCCCTGCCCTATATCGGCGCCTCGCTGGGCGTGCTGCTGGGCGGCTGGTGGTCCGACTGGCTGATCCGTCTGACGGGATCGCCCACCATCGGGCGCAAGCTGCCGATCATCACCGGCCTGCTGCTGTGCTCGACCATGGTCGCGGCCAATTTCCTGCGCAGCAACAATGCGGTGATCGCGGTGATGTCGGTGGCCTTTTTTGGTCAGGGGCTGGCCGGGCTGGGCTGGACCCTGCTCTCCGATGTCGCGCCGCGCCAGATGATGGGCCTGACCGGAGGCATGTTCAACTTCTTCACCAATCTGGCGGGCATCGTCACGCCGCTGGTGGTCGGCTTCGTGGTGGGAGCAACGGGCAGCTTCTATTTCGCGCTGGCCTATATCGGCGCCCTGGGTGTGCTGGGAACGCTGTCCTATCTGCTGATCCTGGGGCCGGTGGAGCGTGTGACCATCGACTAGGCCGACAGTCTTTTCCCATCCCCCAACGCCCCCTTGATGAAAGCCGAGTACCATGATGGTCCTGTCCTCCCCCGCCCCGCAACACAAGCCCCGTATTATGGTCGGTCTGGTCGGGCGTGGCATTCTGGAAAGCCGCACGCCCTGGATGCATGAGCAGGAAGGCGATGCGCAGGGGCTGCGCCTGCTCTATTCGCTGTTCGATTTCACCCATCGCGGCTGGGCTGACGAAGATCTGCCCAAGCTCCTCGATGCGGTGCAGATGGCGGGCTTTGCCGGGCTGAACATCACCTTTCCTTTCAAGCAGGCGGTGATGCCGCTGCTCGACGAGCTGTCCGAGGGCGCGCAGGCTATTGGCGCAGTCAACACCATCGCCTTCCGCGACGGCAAGCGTATCGGCCATAACACCGATGTTTCGGGCTTTGCCCAGGGCTTTCTGGATGGCCTGCCGGGCGTGGCTCTGGGCCATGTGCTGCAACTGGGCTGCGGTGGCGCCGGATCGGCCACCGCCCATGCCTTGCTCTCGACCATCGGCGTGCAGCATCTGAGCCTGTTTGATACCGATACGGCACGGGTGACGGCGCTGCGCGATCAACTCGCCGAAAGCTATGGTGCCGGGCGCATCTCCATCGTGGAGGATGCCGCGCAGGCGGCAGGCAAAGTGGATGGTATTCTCAATGCCACGCCCATCGGCATGGCCAAGTTTCCCGGCACGCCAATCGACGTGGCCGCCCTGCAGCCTCACCATTGGGTTGCCGAGATCATCTACTTCCCGCTGGAAACACCGTTGCTGGCCGCCGCCCGTGCTCTGGGTTGCCGCACGCTGACGGGTCAGGGCATGGCCGTGGGACAGGCAGCGGATGCCTTTGCCCTGTTCACCGGTCAGGCGCCGGATCGCGCACGGATGGCGGAAAGCTTTGCCGCCTTTACGGCAGGCTGAGCCACGCAAACAAGCAGTGGCCTGAAAAACCCGGCACGGCGATCTTTCACGCCATGCCGGGTTTTCTGTTTTAGTATGCGCGCGCCACGTAAATACGCTCGACAGCCTGCTCGCCGGTGAAGGGGCAAACGCCCTCAGCGGGCGCAGCATCCAGCGCGGTGTTGCGGATCGTCAGCTTGAGAGCCTTCAACTGCTCGACCACCTTCTCCAGCGCGGCGCCGGTCGGGCGCGACCAGTTCAGCTCGACCCAGCCCGGATAGCGCTGATCTTCGGCAAAGAAGCTTGCCAGCGCATCAAGCGAGGTGATCCCGGTCGTGATGTTGGCGTCGCGGCGCTGCGTCGCCTCGGCGTGCAGGCTGGACTGGATGCTTTCCAGTTCGGCGACAGCGGCGGCGATGAAATCATCGCGCGTCTGGCCGACGAAATTGACCTTGCCATCATCCTTCCACAGCCGATCGCGACGCACCGCCGAAACCATGCCGCCGGCCGCATCGCGACCGCCGATTTCCAGAATGATCGGCGCGCCCTTCTTGACCCAGGCCCAGCGCTTCTGCGTGGCCTTGCCCGCGCGCTTGTCGAGCAGCACGCGAATAGGCTCGCCCAGCGCGGAAAGCTTGGCCAGTTCGCGGCGGATCTCTTCGCAATAGGCCAGCAGGGCCTCATCGCCATCATCCTCGCGCAGCATGGGCAGGATGATGATCTGATGCGGCGCAATGGCGGGCGGCACGCGCAGGCCATCATCGTCGCCATGGGTCATGATGACGCCGCCGATCATGCGGGTCGACACGCCCCAACTGGTGGTATGCGCCAGCTCCTGAGCGCCCTCCTTCGACTGGTAACGGATGCCCGCAGCCTCGGCGAAACCGGTGCCCAGATAATGGCTGGTGCCCGCCTGAAGCGCCTTGCCATCCTGCATCATCGCCTCGATGGAATAGGTGGCAACGGCGCCGGGGAAGCGCTCATTCTCGGGCTTCTCGCCAGCAACGACCGGCATGGCCAGCACGTTTTCGGCAAACTCGCGGTACATTTCCAGAGCGCGCAGGGTTTCGCTCATCGCGTCATCGCGATCGGCATGGGCGGTGTGGCCCTCCTGCCAGAGGAACTCGCTGGTGCGCAGGAACATGCGGGTGCGCATTTCCCAGCGCACCACATTGGCCCACTGATTGACCATCAGCGGCAGATCGCGCCAGCTCTGCACCCAGCGGCTCATCGCGGCGCCGATCACGGTCTCGCTGGTGGGGCGCACGATCAGCGGCTCCTCCAGCTTGGCCTCGGGGTCGGGGATCAGCCCGCCCTTGCCGTCGCCGATCAGGCGGTGATGGGTGACGACCGCCATCTCCTTGGCGAAGCCCTCCACATGGTCGGCCTCCTTGGAGAAGTAGCTGAGCGGAATGAACAGCGGGAAATAGCAATTGTCGACGCCCGCTTCCTTGATGCGCGCGTCCATCAGCTTCTGGATACGCTCCCAGATGCCATAGCCCCATGGCTTGATGACCATGCAGCCGCGCACGCCCGATTCCTCGGCCATTTCGCCTTCGGAGACGACCTGCTGATACCATTGCGCGAAATCATCGGCGCGCTTGACGGTCAGCGCGTGGCGGATCTTGGGGTTGGGAGCGTTCTGTGTCATGCGCGCGGCCTTAGCTTGGCAAGAGCGGGAGTTCAAACCCTCTCGACGCGCATCAAACGCAAAAATCGCCAATATCAAGCCATGGCAAGCATCACACGGGCGAGGTTATGCCCCCGCCCGCCTGATCAGGCTTACTTGCCCAGCGAATCCAGCTTCTTCTGCATGGCCAGCATCTGCTCACGCAGGGCATCGAGCTCGCCGCGCGTGCCCTCGGTCTTCTCGGGTTCGGCGGCAGGGGTGGCCGTCGGCGCCTCATCCTTGGGCACCACGCCGTCGGCGCCGGGCATGAAAGCAGCAGCGGCGGCCTGGAACATGGCGATGTTCTGCTGGGTCAGCCGGGCCAGCGGATTGGTCTCCATGCTGTCCTCAAACGCCTTGCGCAGCTTGAGCTGATTGGCGCGGAACTGGTCCATGCTGGCTTCGAGGTAATGCGGGATCAGCGCCTGCATCGAATTGCCATACATGCCGATAAGCTGACGCAGGAAATTGACCGGCAGCATCTGCTCGCCGCTGGCCTCTTCCTCCATGATGATCTGCGTCAGGATCTGATGGGTGATGTCAGAGCCCGACTTGGCGTCGAGCACGCGGAACTCGATCCCCTCACGCGTCATCTTGGCCAGATGGTCGAGCGTGATGTAGCTCGACGACTGGGTGTTATACAGCCGGCGGTTGGCATATTTCTTGATGATGACGGTGTTGTCTTTGGAGCCCGCATTGTCAGCCATCAGTCTGTCCTACTCCCATTTCTGAACGGCAGTGTGCACTCAAAACTCCATGGGCGCAACAGATTGCTGCGCAGCAGCACAGCAAAACGCAAGTTTAGCCCGCACGTGCGAAACGGCGCCCCAGACCGGTCAGCAGCTCATATTGCGACAGCCCCGTCTGCGCGGCGGACTGCGGCAGATCATAGGCGACATCGAGCCAGTCACCCTCGACCAGATGGGGGGCGTGAGACAGGTCAACAATGGTCAGATCCATCGAAACGCGGCCCACCACAGGCAGATCGGTGCCCTCGCTCGTGCGCAGCATGCCGCGCCCCGACCAGCAGCGCAGATAGCCATCGGCATAGCCCAGCGCCACCGTGCCCAGACGCATCGGCGCGGAAGCGGTGAAGGTCGCATTGTAACCCACCGTATCGCCCACCGCGACCTGCCTCACCTGCAGCAGCGCCACCTGCGGACGCGCCACAGGGCGGATCACATCGGCCAATTCGGGCCGCGCGATACCACCATAGAGCGCCAGACCAGGCCGCGTCAGATCGCCGTGATAGGCATCGCCCAGCATGATCCCCGCGCTGTTTGCCAGAGCCGCGCGCCGATGCGGCAAAGCCCCCAGCGATGCCTGCCAGCGCTCCAGTTGCAGCGCATTGAGGCTGCTGTCCTCATCCGCACTGGCCAGATGCGAATGCAGCACATCCACCTCCAGCCCCGCCAGTTGCACCAGTTCAGAGGTCGCAAGGCCAAGCCGGTTCATGCCCGTATCGACCATCACATCGCAAAGGCCGCCGCCCGCCTCACGCCAGCGCCGCGCCTGATCGAGCGAGTTGAGCACCGGCCTGACGCCGCTGGCCTTGGCGAAAGCAACATCGGCATCCGTCAGAGGTCCATGCAGCACGGCCATGCGGCGCGGGTCGACCAGATCGACCAGATCGGCAGCCTCGGCCCAATGGGCGACGAAGAAATCCGCGCAGCCCGCCCGCGCCAACAGCGGCACCACGCGCCTTGCGCCCAGCCCATAGGCATCCGCCTTGACCGCCGCCCCAGCGCTCGCCGTGCCGGACAGGGCATTCAGCGCCTGCCAGTTATGCGCCAAGACATCGCCATCAATCGTCAGGCGCAAGGGGGCAACGGGGGACGATCGTGTCATCTCAAACCTCGAAATCCACGCGGGGAGCGTCGGGGCTCATGCCCTCTGCCCTGGCGCCGCCATGGCCTTCAGCACGGCACGCCAGCCCAGCAGGAAAGCGCCATGCCGGCCGGGATAATCCCGCACAGCCGTCAGCGCTTCCAACCCCGGCCAGTCCGGCAAGGCATTATCTCCGCCAAGCCATGCCACGATTTGCGCTTCCGCCCTGGCGATATCCTGGTGCGAACGGCCCGCTGCCGCGCGCGCCATCACGCTGGCCGCGGCCTGACCAATCGCGCAAGCCTGAGCGGCAACACCGATGCGTTCGATCGCACCGGTTTCATCCAGTGCGATCCCCACCCGCATCCTGCTGCCGCAAGAGGCCGAGCGCGCCTCACCAATCAGCGGCAGATCGCCTGCCATCGGCCAGCGCGCCAAATCCAGCGCCATGGCCAGCACCTCGGGCGAATAAAGAACCGTGCCGGAGGCCAAGGCTCAATCGGCCTTGTGATGCGTGCGACGATGGGGCGCGACGTGGCGTTTGGGCGCCTCATCGTCGCTGCTGGCCGAGCTGTCGGCGTCGGCGGCCTCAGCGGCGGCCTTGCGCCGCTCCGACACCATCTTGAGCAGAGCGCTGCTGCTGGCGTTGACGAAAGGATAGGTGCGGCTCTTGGTGATCCATTCGGGACGCCCGCCGACGCCCCAGACCGTGTCGTAGAACAGCACGATCAGCGAGAAACCAGCCACCACGATCAGCGTGCCCTTCACCGCGCCAAAGCCGAAACCCAGCACCCGGTCGACCGGCCCCAGGATCGAGTTGCGCGCGGCGCCCCCAAGATAGCGCGCCAGAAAGCGCACCAGAAAATAGGGCACCAGCAGCAGGAACAGGAAGGCAGCCACATCGGCCCCGGATTCCGATCCGATATGCGGCAACAGCGCCTTGGCCAGTGGGGCCTGCAGCAGATGCACGGCTGCCATCGCCACGATAAAGGCGGACAGCGAAATCGCCTCCTGCACGAAACCGCGCAAAAAGCCGAGCGAGGCAGCGGCGCCCACCACCACGAATACAGTCACATCAAAGCCGGTCATGATCCGACCGGACTATTCGCCCCCAAGGATGCGGTCAACGAGATTTGGCAGGAGTTGCACGCTTGTATGACGCCCCCCCCGCTTCCTTGACCGCACCACTCTTGCCGGAGAGCGATTTATCCTCCGGCCCGAAGGCATGGGCAAAGCCCAGCTTGGCCGATTCGCGCAGCCTCAGGCCAGCATGGGCCACCGGGCGTATTTCTCCCGCCAGAGAGACTTCGCCAAACCACACGGCCTCGCGCGGCAAAGGCTTTTCCGCCAGTGCCGAGACCAGCGCGGCGGCCACCGCCAGATCGGCGGCAGGATCGGCCAGTCGATAGCCGCCCGCCACATTGAGATAGACTTCAGCGCTGGAGAAATTGAGCCCGCAGCGTGCCTCCAGCACCGCCAGCAGCATGGCGAGGCGCCCATTGTCCCAGCCCACCACCGCACGGCGGGGCGTGGCGCCTGATTGCAGCCGCACGATCAGTGCCTGAATTTCCACCAGAACCGGGCGCGTGCCCTCCATCGCCGGGAAGACCGCGCTGCCTGCAATGGTGTTCTCCCGGCCCGACAGGAACAGCAGCGAGGGATTGCCCACTTCGGCCAGGCCATGGCCTTCCATGGCAAACACGCCGATCTCATCGACCGGGCCAAAGCGGTTCTTCAGATTGCGCAGGATGCGGTATTGATGACTGCGCTCGCCCTCGAAGGCCATCACCACATCGACCATATGCTCCAGCACGCGCGGGCCCGCGATGCTGCCATCCTTGGTGACATGGCCGACCAGCACCAGCGCCGCCC from Novosphingobium sp. encodes:
- a CDS encoding CvpA family protein; the encoded protein is MTGFDVTVFVVVGAAASLGFLRGFVQEAISLSAFIVAMAAVHLLQAPLAKALLPHIGSESGADVAAFLFLLLVPYFLVRFLARYLGGAARNSILGPVDRVLGFGFGAVKGTLIVVAGFSLIVLFYDTVWGVGGRPEWITKSRTYPFVNASSSALLKMVSERRKAAAEAADADSSASSDDEAPKRHVAPHRRTHHKAD
- a CDS encoding cytochrome c, which encodes MTKASPLLMSFAVLCVGAIKAQTAPPVATSGTLAPGAGVEAVQHTCTVCHPPAMITSKRRTRQQWSDVVDQMINKGAQVSDEDYDVIVAYLARTYAPTS
- a CDS encoding iron-sulfur cluster assembly scaffold protein, with amino-acid sequence MASGTVLYSPEVLAMALDLARWPMAGDLPLIGEARSASCGSRMRVGIALDETGAIERIGVAAQACAIGQAAASVMARAAAGRSHQDIARAEAQIVAWLGGDNALPDWPGLEALTAVRDYPGRHGAFLLGWRAVLKAMAAPGQRA
- the phaR gene encoding polyhydroxyalkanoate synthesis repressor PhaR produces the protein MADNAGSKDNTVIIKKYANRRLYNTQSSSYITLDHLAKMTREGIEFRVLDAKSGSDITHQILTQIIMEEEASGEQMLPVNFLRQLIGMYGNSMQALIPHYLEASMDQFRANQLKLRKAFEDSMETNPLARLTQQNIAMFQAAAAAFMPGADGVVPKDEAPTATPAAEPEKTEGTRGELDALREQMLAMQKKLDSLGK
- a CDS encoding TetR/AcrR family transcriptional regulator; translated protein: MTDNTQQLSKRQINAQETRENILEIAYAEFAEKGLAGARIDEIAEKTATSKRMIYYHFGGKEGLYEAVLERAYERIRAQEQAANFEALPPDQALSAIIGHNFDYHFDHPEFVRLVMNENVLNGEHIANMAGIKARNRTVIEALRSILDKGVAQGLFRAGIDPIDLHMTISALSFYNVSNRFTFKHNFEIDLSQPEVRARRRAQIIECVLSWVGHRPT
- a CDS encoding alanine racemase — protein: MTRSSPVAPLRLTIDGDVLAHNWQALNALSGTASAGAAVKADAYGLGARRVVPLLARAGCADFFVAHWAEAADLVDLVDPRRMAVLHGPLTDADVAFAKASGVRPVLNSLDQARRWREAGGGLCDVMVDTGMNRLGLATSELVQLAGLEVDVLHSHLASADEDSSLNALQLERWQASLGALPHRRAALANSAGIMLGDAYHGDLTRPGLALYGGIARPELADVIRPVARPQVALLQVRQVAVGDTVGYNATFTASAPMRLGTVALGYADGYLRCWSGRGMLRTSEGTDLPVVGRVSMDLTIVDLSHAPHLVEGDWLDVAYDLPQSAAQTGLSQYELLTGLGRRFARAG
- a CDS encoding shikimate dehydrogenase, which gives rise to MMVLSSPAPQHKPRIMVGLVGRGILESRTPWMHEQEGDAQGLRLLYSLFDFTHRGWADEDLPKLLDAVQMAGFAGLNITFPFKQAVMPLLDELSEGAQAIGAVNTIAFRDGKRIGHNTDVSGFAQGFLDGLPGVALGHVLQLGCGGAGSATAHALLSTIGVQHLSLFDTDTARVTALRDQLAESYGAGRISIVEDAAQAAGKVDGILNATPIGMAKFPGTPIDVAALQPHHWVAEIIYFPLETPLLAAARALGCRTLTGQGMAVGQAADAFALFTGQAPDRARMAESFAAFTAG
- a CDS encoding DUF4168 domain-containing protein; this encodes MKLFKATLSSIAALAFVPAAFAQTAPATATPEASTPPAAAAPAAPAAAGAFSDDDVQKYATALVAVNKVQTDTTVPDADKQAKMAAAVQQSGVDIQKFNAITQSMQTDKALQQRIQVAAAGVPK
- a CDS encoding MFS transporter, which encodes MKPSRKRLTILTLISLATLINYLDRSVMGVAKPSLVAELHISPEVMGLIFSAFSWTYAIAQIPGGYVIDRLGTRLTYALSLGAWSMMTALHGLTTGVAGLVSARLALGLAEAPCFPANSRVLSTWFPQQERAKATGVYTVGEYIGLGLLIPVLGWMLSTYGWRSLFFAVGALGIAFAVIFHRIYREPADSGANAAELALIEAGGGFAGKTQSLDFSWGRVWQLITKRQIAGASIGQFCSNSTLVFFLTWFPSYLADERGMTFIKSGWLVSLPYIGASLGVLLGGWWSDWLIRLTGSPTIGRKLPIITGLLLCSTMVAANFLRSNNAVIAVMSVAFFGQGLAGLGWTLLSDVAPRQMMGLTGGMFNFFTNLAGIVTPLVVGFVVGATGSFYFALAYIGALGVLGTLSYLLILGPVERVTID
- a CDS encoding aminoacyl--tRNA ligase-related protein; translation: MTQNAPNPKIRHALTVKRADDFAQWYQQVVSEGEMAEESGVRGCMVIKPWGYGIWERIQKLMDARIKEAGVDNCYFPLFIPLSYFSKEADHVEGFAKEMAVVTHHRLIGDGKGGLIPDPEAKLEEPLIVRPTSETVIGAAMSRWVQSWRDLPLMVNQWANVVRWEMRTRMFLRTSEFLWQEGHTAHADRDDAMSETLRALEMYREFAENVLAMPVVAGEKPENERFPGAVATYSIEAMMQDGKALQAGTSHYLGTGFAEAAGIRYQSKEGAQELAHTTSWGVSTRMIGGVIMTHGDDDGLRVPPAIAPHQIIILPMLREDDGDEALLAYCEEIRRELAKLSALGEPIRVLLDKRAGKATQKRWAWVKKGAPIILEIGGRDAAGGMVSAVRRDRLWKDDGKVNFVGQTRDDFIAAAVAELESIQSSLHAEATQRRDANITTGITSLDALASFFAEDQRYPGWVELNWSRPTGAALEKVVEQLKALKLTIRNTALDAAPAEGVCPFTGEQAVERIYVARAY